One window from the genome of Alosa alosa isolate M-15738 ecotype Scorff River chromosome 15, AALO_Geno_1.1, whole genome shotgun sequence encodes:
- the glb1l2 gene encoding beta-galactosidase-1-like protein 2, which produces MAERQGLRAESCHFTLQGAPFRILGGSIHYFRVPRAYWRDRLLKMRACGINTLSTYVPWNLHEPEKGLFNFKDHLDLEAFICLAEELGLWVILRPGPYICAEWDLGGLPSWLLRDKDMKLRTTYSGFISAVNSYFDKLMRRVARLQFSNGGPIIAVQVENEYGSYFKDDSYMKYIKEALMSRGITELLLTSDNREGLRCGGVDGVLKTINLQKLSYGAMQSLAEMQPEKPLLVMEYWSGWFDVWGEPHHIYPAEEMTAVVSELLERGASINLYMFHGGTSFGFMSGAVDLGIYKPQISSYDYDAPLSECGDYTLKYHLLRSLLTNYHSEPVPEPPPLQDRAVYEAVLVSQHMSLWDSLQYAEKPFKSEDPISMENLPVHNSNGQSYGYTLYETTILSGGSLNSRNNIRDRALVFVDRQFVGILDYRTQELALPKGKDARTLSLLVENCGRVNYGEALDTQHKGLVGDILLNHTPLKRFAVHSMDMTPSFLNRSHSGKWNSMTESLVYPGFFKGTLHVDGEPRDTFIKLPGWMKGVVFVNGNNLGRYWCIGPQKNLYLPGPWLKTGNNQITVFEEQRAGGTIVFAENPEHGRTIDVSRHPFCTII; this is translated from the exons ATGGCAGAGAGACAGGGTCTGAGGGCCGAGTCCTGCCACTTCACCCTGCAGGGGGCGCCATTCCGCATCTTGGGAGGATCTATCCACTATTTCCGTGTGCCCAGAGCGTACTGGCGAGATCGGCTGCTGAAGATGAGAGCCTGCGGAATCAACACACTAAGCAC GTATGTTCCTTGGAATCTACAtgaaccagaaaagggcctctTCAATTTCAAAGACCATCTGGATTTAGA GGCTTTCATTTGTCTGGCAGAGGAGCTAGGGCTGTGGGTCATCCTACGGCCAGGGCCCTACATCTGTGCTGAGTGGGATCTGGGGGGCCTGCCCAG TTGGCTCTTACGTGACAAAGACATGAAACTGCGAACAACCTACTCTGGCTTCATCAGCGCTGTCAACTCCTACTTTGACAAACTCATGCGCAGAGTCGCACGGCTTCAG TTCAGTAATGGAGGTCCTATCATTGCAGTCCAAGTAGAAAATGAGTATGGATCATATTTCAAGGACGACTCATACATGAAATATATCAAAGAG GCTCTCATGTCCAGGGGAATAACTGAGTTGCTCCTGACATCTGACAACAGGGAAGGCCTTCGGTGCGGTGGAGTGGATGGAG TATTGAAAACGATCAACCTCCAGAAACTTTCGTATGGAGCCATGCAGTCCTTGGCTGAGATGCAG CCTGAGAAGCCCTTGTTGGTGATGGAGTATTGGTCGGGGTGGTTTGATGTTTGGGGCGAACCACACCACATCTACCCAGCAGAGG aaatGACTGCTGTCGTCTCAGAGCTTCTAGAAAGGGGTGCTTCCATCAATCTCTACATGTTCCACGGAGGAACGAGTTTTGGTTTCATGAGCGGGGCAGTGGATTTGGGGATTTATAAACCTCAGATTAGCAGTTATG ATTATGATGCCCCTTTATCCGAATGTGGAGATTATACCCTAAAGTATCACTTGCTCAGGAGTCTGCTGACAAATTACCACA GTGAGCCTGTACCTGAGCCCCCTCCTCTCCAGGACAGAGCAGTGTATGAAGCTGTGTTGGTCTCGCAGCACATGTCACTGTGGGATTCTCTGCAATATGCTGAGAAG CCTTTCAAATCAGAGGATCCAATCAGCATGGAGAATCTACCTGTTCACAATAGCAATGGCCAATCATATGGCTACACACTTTATGAGACGACCATCTTGAGTGGAGGCAGCCTGAACTCTAGAAACAACATTCGTGACAGAGCCCTG GTATTTGTGGACAGGCAGTTTGTGGGCATTTTGGACTACAGAACACAAGAACTGGCTTTGCCTAAGGGAAAG GATGCTAGAACCCTGAGTCTGCTGGTGGAGAACTGTGGCAGGGTGAACTATGGAGAGGCTTTGGATACCCAACAtaaag gcctTGTTGGAGATATTTTACTAAACCACACTCCTCTGAAGAGATTTGCAGTGCACAGTATGGATATGACACCCAGCTTTTTAAACCG TTCACACTCAGGGAAGTGGAACTCCATGACAGAGAGTCTGGTTTATCCTGGATTCTTCAAAGGCACCCTGCATGTAGATGGTGAACCCAGAGACACGTTCATCAAGCTGCCA GGATGGATGAAAGGAGTGGTGTTTGTGAACGGGAATAATCTTGGACGATACTGGTGTATTGGTCCTCAAAAAAATCTCTACCTTCCTGGTCCTTGGCTCAAGACTGGAAATAATCAG ATAACTGTATTTGAGGAGCAAAGGGCAGGTGGCACAATTGTTTTTGCTGAGAATCCAGAGCACGGACGAACGATTGATGTGTCAAGACATCCATTCTGCACCATCATTTag